A window of the Lolium perenne isolate Kyuss_39 chromosome 7, Kyuss_2.0, whole genome shotgun sequence genome harbors these coding sequences:
- the LOC127312208 gene encoding berberine bridge enzyme-like Cyn d 4: MALSTRAALLLTVCLACYVTIPSLAASGDFLQCLSANIPAQLVVTPSSRSFDSVLVSSIRNPMFFTPTTVRPLCIVMPTNASHVQAVVLCGRRHDVRVRVRSGGHDYEGLSYRSERPETFAVVDLANLRAVRINRRAATAWVDSGATLGELYYTIAKSAPGLAFPAGVCPTVGVGGHFSGGGMGMMMRKYGLPVDNVIDATLVDANGRLLDKKAMKRDLFWAIRGGGGNFGIVLSWKVKLVRVPPTVTFFNIRKSVDQGAVNAVAKWQTLAPALPDELSIRVIVGRDALFQSLYLGSCGELVRTMSRLFPELGMTSADCREMSWLQSTVYINSGDTRTPLETLLNRTTSLSIFSRNKSDYVKKAITKDLWEKIFPWFNKAGAGIILLEPHGGRVGSIADTATPYPHRSGVLYNIQYVAFWTGNGTDAPNWIKDMYDFMEPFVSKNPRGAYVNYRDLDIGENTVVGGVTSYESGKAWGEKYFGGNFKRLAITKGKVDAGDYFRNEQSVPPLVSRK; the protein is encoded by the coding sequence ATGGCGTTGTCCACACGCGCAGCTCTCCTGCTCACCGTTTGCTTAGCTTGCTACGTGACCATCCCGTCCTTAGCTGCCTCCGGCGACTTCCTCCAGTGCCTCTCGGCGAACATCCCCGCCCAGCTCGTGGTCACGCCGAGTTCGCGGTCCTTCGATTCGGTTCTGGTGTCGTCAATCAGGAACCCCATGTTCTTCACTCCGACGACGGTGAGGCCGCTCTGCATCGTGATGCCCACCAACGCGTCCCACGTTCAGGCCGTCGTGCTGTGTGGCCGACGCCACGACGTGCGCGTCCGCGTGCGCAGCGGTGGACACGACTACGAGGGCCTCTCGTACCGGTCCGAGCGCCCCGAGACGTTCGCCGTGGTCGACCTCGCAAACCTCCGCGCCGTGCGCATCAACCGTCGCGCGGCCACCGCGTGGGTGGACTCCGGCGCGACTCTGGGGGAGCTGTACTACACCATCGCCAAGTCGGCACCGGGACTCGCGTTCCCGGCCGGCGTGTGCCCGACCGTCGGCGTTGGCGGCCACTTCAGCGGCGGCGGCATGGGCATGATGATGCGCAAGTACGGCCTGCCCGTCGACAACGTCATCGACGCCACGCTTGTCGACGCCAACGGCCGGCTCCTGGACAAGAAGGCCATGAAGAGGGACCTCTTCTGGGCcatccgcggcggcggcgggaactTTGGCATCGTGCTGTCGTGGAAGGTCAAGCTCGTGCGGGTCCCGCCGACAGTGACGTTCTTCAACATTCGGAAGAGCGTCGACCAGGGCGCTGTCAACGCCGTGGCCAAATGGCAAACGCTCGCGCCGGCCCTTCCAGATGAGCTCAGCATACGGGTGATCGTGGGCAGGGATGCTCTCTTCCAGTCTCTATATCTCGGCAGCTGCGGCGAGCTCGTGAGGACGATGAGCAGGTTGTTCCCCGAGCTCGGCATGACGAGCGCCGACTGCCGGGAGATGAGCTGGCTGCAGTCCACCGTCTACATCAACTCCGGCGACACCAGGACGCCCCTGGAGACGCTCCTCAACAGGACGACCAGCCTGAGCATTTTCTCGCGGAACAAGTCCGACTACGTCAAGAAGGCCATCACGAAGGACTTGTGGGAGAAGATCTTCCCCTGGTTCAACAAGGCGGGCGCGGGCATCATCCTCCTGGAGCCTCACGGCGGAAGAGTCGGCAGCATCGCCGACACCGCCACGCCATACCCTCACCGGAGCGGCGTCCTTTACAACATCCAGTACGTCGCGTTCTGGACGGGCAACGGCACGGACGCGCCGAACTGGATCAAGGACATGTACGACTTCATGGAGCCGTTCGTGAGCAAGAACCCGAGGGGCGCCTACGTGAACTACCGGGACCTGGACATCGGGGAGAACACGGTTGTCGGCGGCGTCACGAGCTACGAAAGCGGTAAGGCGTGGGGTGAGAAGTACTTCGGGGGAAACTTCAAGAGGCTCGCCATCACCAAGGGAAAGGTGGATGCCGGCGACTACTTCAGGAACGAGCAGAGCGTGCCGCCGCTTGTCTCCAGGAAGTGA